In Daphnia magna isolate NIES linkage group LG5, ASM2063170v1.1, whole genome shotgun sequence, a single genomic region encodes these proteins:
- the LOC116934685 gene encoding melanopsin isoform X1, protein MYVFRYGWDVVIIANLDGQSVPPWPTCIGNDHGHTQMKIAFNVSLFLQDAMDVVAGLVESNVLVNGSLNTSNQTDGDERVIGSLLMPVWAYQSAAAYLVFISVVGLFMNVLVIIVILNDPVKMTALNWMLLNLACSDGIIAGFGAPISASAALQLDWPFSDELCIAYAMIMSTAGIGSITTLTALALWRCQLVVYCPAKRSNAFANNNNGGRLGHCRAVFLLASIWTYSLAVTCPPLFGWGRYDREAAHISCSVNWESKMDNNRLYIVYMFAFGLFVPLAVIVISYVSILRVVKKTKEMRRKTQAAVTGYKHESQQVITARTTSRNHPVNRRQSRRVIRNVQKMSSTDAAEKRVTVMVACMVGAFLTAWTPYSILALFETFTGEMGLPSNGNFSWQGNGNELRYVGTISPGFATIPSLFAKTSAVLNPLIYGLLNTQFRAAWDKFSIRFLGRRHRQSEAAKVDSGCKRRKNWRQLFERATSPTLKPSATVRLSMKQIHFDESQSIYVLANPRPLIASPPVGRLVQRAQHQRQPSPTRMSSSMADDETTIVHQPSIQMRSFNNSELQERVLHQQEAAIKLAVVSD, encoded by the exons ATGTACGTGTTTAGAT ATGGATGGGACGTAGTAATTATTGCCAATTTGGACGGACAAAGTGTTCCACCATGGCCGACTTGTATTGGCAATGACCACGGCCATACGCAAATGAAAATCGCTTTCAACGTCTCATTGTTCCTCCAAGACGCTATGGATGTAGTCGCTGGACTGGTGGAGAGTAACGTCTTGGTTAACGGATCTTTGAACACGAGCAATCAAACGGATGGCGATGAAAGAGTAATAGGCTCTTTGTTGATGCCCGTTTGGGCATACCAATCAGCTGCTGCCTACCTGGTTTTTATCAGCGTCGTCGGCCTGTTCATGAACGTTCTCGTCATCATCGTCATTCTCAATGATCCAGTG aaaatgaCGGCACTCAATTGGATGTTGCTTAATTTGGCTTGTTCCGATGGAATCATTGCTGGTTTTGG AGCTCCAATTTCAGCATCGGCGGCTCTTCAACTTGACTGGCCATTTAGTGACGAATTGTGCATCGCCTACGCCATGATCATGTCCACCGCAG GGATAGGATCGATAACAACTTTAACCGCTTTGGCCCTGTGGCGATGTCAGTTGGTTGTCTATTGCCCGGCAAAGCGGAGCAACGCTTttgcaaacaacaacaacggcgGAAGACTGGGACATTGTCGGGCCGTCTTTTTGCTGGCCAGCATCTGGACGTACTCGTTAGCTGTGACATGTCCACCGCTTTTCGGATGGGGACGATACGACAGAGAAGCTGCTCACATCAG CTGCTCGGTGAATTGGGAGTCTAAAATGGACAACAATCGGCTGTACATCGTGTACATGTTTGCCTTTGGATTGTTCGTCCCATTGGCGGTGATCGTCATTTCTTACGTCAGCATCTTACGCGTCGTTAAAAAG ACGAAAGAAATGAGGAGGAAAACGCAAGCCGCTGTGACGGGATACAAACACGAGAGCCAACAGGTCATTACGGCGAGAACAACGTCTCGTAACCATCCCGTCAATAGGCGACAAAGTCGACGGGTAATACGTAACGTCCAGAAGATGAGTAGCACCGATGCGGCTGAGAAGCGTGTGACGGTCATGGTGGCCTGCATGGTCGGCGCCTTCCTGACGGCCTGGACGCCCTATTCCATTTTGGCTCTTTTCGAAACATTCACGGGCGAAATGGGCCTTCCGTCGAATGGCAATTTTTCATGGCAAGGCAATGGCAACGAGTTGCGTTACGTCGGCACAATTTCGCCTGGATTCGCCACCATTCCGTCGCTTTTCGCTAAGACGTCCGCCGTTCTCAATCCACTGATTTACGGACTGCTCAACACTCAG TTCCGTGCGGCCTGGGATAAATTTTCCATTCGATTTTTGGGCCGACGACATCGTCAATCAGAGGCGGCGAAAGTCGATTCCGGCTGTAAACGACGGAAGAATTGGCGTCAGCTGTTCGAACGGGCGACATCGCCAACGTTGAAACCGTCCGCCACCGTCCGTTTATCGATGAAACAAATTCATTTCGACGAATCGCAATCGATTTACGTTCTGGCTAATCCACGACCTCTGATCGCTAGTCCTCCAGTTGGCCGTTTGGTCCAACGAGCGCAACACCAACGCCAACCGTCACCCACGCGGATGTCTTCATCGATGGCTGATGATGAGACGACCATCGTTCACCAACCGTCGATTCAAATGAGATCGTTTAACAATTCAGAATTGCAGGAACGTGTGTTGCATCAACAGGAGGCCGCAATCAAGTTGGCAGTTGTTTCCGACTAG
- the LOC116934685 gene encoding rhodopsin isoform X2, producing the protein MKIAFNVSLFLQDAMDVVAGLVESNVLVNGSLNTSNQTDGDERVIGSLLMPVWAYQSAAAYLVFISVVGLFMNVLVIIVILNDPVKMTALNWMLLNLACSDGIIAGFGAPISASAALQLDWPFSDELCIAYAMIMSTAGIGSITTLTALALWRCQLVVYCPAKRSNAFANNNNGGRLGHCRAVFLLASIWTYSLAVTCPPLFGWGRYDREAAHISCSVNWESKMDNNRLYIVYMFAFGLFVPLAVIVISYVSILRVVKKTKEMRRKTQAAVTGYKHESQQVITARTTSRNHPVNRRQSRRVIRNVQKMSSTDAAEKRVTVMVACMVGAFLTAWTPYSILALFETFTGEMGLPSNGNFSWQGNGNELRYVGTISPGFATIPSLFAKTSAVLNPLIYGLLNTQFRAAWDKFSIRFLGRRHRQSEAAKVDSGCKRRKNWRQLFERATSPTLKPSATVRLSMKQIHFDESQSIYVLANPRPLIASPPVGRLVQRAQHQRQPSPTRMSSSMADDETTIVHQPSIQMRSFNNSELQERVLHQQEAAIKLAVVSD; encoded by the exons ATGAAAATCGCTTTCAACGTCTCATTGTTCCTCCAAGACGCTATGGATGTAGTCGCTGGACTGGTGGAGAGTAACGTCTTGGTTAACGGATCTTTGAACACGAGCAATCAAACGGATGGCGATGAAAGAGTAATAGGCTCTTTGTTGATGCCCGTTTGGGCATACCAATCAGCTGCTGCCTACCTGGTTTTTATCAGCGTCGTCGGCCTGTTCATGAACGTTCTCGTCATCATCGTCATTCTCAATGATCCAGTG aaaatgaCGGCACTCAATTGGATGTTGCTTAATTTGGCTTGTTCCGATGGAATCATTGCTGGTTTTGG AGCTCCAATTTCAGCATCGGCGGCTCTTCAACTTGACTGGCCATTTAGTGACGAATTGTGCATCGCCTACGCCATGATCATGTCCACCGCAG GGATAGGATCGATAACAACTTTAACCGCTTTGGCCCTGTGGCGATGTCAGTTGGTTGTCTATTGCCCGGCAAAGCGGAGCAACGCTTttgcaaacaacaacaacggcgGAAGACTGGGACATTGTCGGGCCGTCTTTTTGCTGGCCAGCATCTGGACGTACTCGTTAGCTGTGACATGTCCACCGCTTTTCGGATGGGGACGATACGACAGAGAAGCTGCTCACATCAG CTGCTCGGTGAATTGGGAGTCTAAAATGGACAACAATCGGCTGTACATCGTGTACATGTTTGCCTTTGGATTGTTCGTCCCATTGGCGGTGATCGTCATTTCTTACGTCAGCATCTTACGCGTCGTTAAAAAG ACGAAAGAAATGAGGAGGAAAACGCAAGCCGCTGTGACGGGATACAAACACGAGAGCCAACAGGTCATTACGGCGAGAACAACGTCTCGTAACCATCCCGTCAATAGGCGACAAAGTCGACGGGTAATACGTAACGTCCAGAAGATGAGTAGCACCGATGCGGCTGAGAAGCGTGTGACGGTCATGGTGGCCTGCATGGTCGGCGCCTTCCTGACGGCCTGGACGCCCTATTCCATTTTGGCTCTTTTCGAAACATTCACGGGCGAAATGGGCCTTCCGTCGAATGGCAATTTTTCATGGCAAGGCAATGGCAACGAGTTGCGTTACGTCGGCACAATTTCGCCTGGATTCGCCACCATTCCGTCGCTTTTCGCTAAGACGTCCGCCGTTCTCAATCCACTGATTTACGGACTGCTCAACACTCAG TTCCGTGCGGCCTGGGATAAATTTTCCATTCGATTTTTGGGCCGACGACATCGTCAATCAGAGGCGGCGAAAGTCGATTCCGGCTGTAAACGACGGAAGAATTGGCGTCAGCTGTTCGAACGGGCGACATCGCCAACGTTGAAACCGTCCGCCACCGTCCGTTTATCGATGAAACAAATTCATTTCGACGAATCGCAATCGATTTACGTTCTGGCTAATCCACGACCTCTGATCGCTAGTCCTCCAGTTGGCCGTTTGGTCCAACGAGCGCAACACCAACGCCAACCGTCACCCACGCGGATGTCTTCATCGATGGCTGATGATGAGACGACCATCGTTCACCAACCGTCGATTCAAATGAGATCGTTTAACAATTCAGAATTGCAGGAACGTGTGTTGCATCAACAGGAGGCCGCAATCAAGTTGGCAGTTGTTTCCGACTAG